Proteins from a single region of Pithys albifrons albifrons isolate INPA30051 chromosome 10, PitAlb_v1, whole genome shotgun sequence:
- the FUBP1 gene encoding far upstream element-binding protein 1 isoform X11, with product MADYSTVPPPAAGAPGGGGGGAGGVNDAFKDALQRARQIAAKIGGDAGTAMNSNDYGYGGQKRPLEDGDQPDAKKVAPQNDSFGNQLPPPPPMHQQQRSVMTEEYKVPDGMVGFIIGRGGEQISRIQQESGCKIQIAPDSGGLPERSCMLTGTPESVQSAKRLLDQIVEKGRPAPGFHHNDGPGNAVQEIMIPASKAGLVIGKGGETIKQLQERAGVKMVMIQDGPQNTGADKPLRITGDPYKVQQAKEMVLELIRDQGGFREVRNEYGSRIGGNEGIDVPIPRFAVGIVIGRNGEMIKKIQNDAGVRIQFKPDDGTTPDRIAQITGPPDRCQHAAEIITDLLRSVQAGNPGGPGPGGRGRGRGQGNWNMGPPGGLQEFNFIVPTGKTGLIIGKGGETIKSISQQSGARIELQRNPPPNADPNMKMFTIRGTPQQIDYARQLIEEKIGGPVNPLGPPVPHGPHGVVPGPHGPPGPPGPGAPMGPYNPAPYNPGPPGPAPHGPPAPYAPQGWGNAYPHWQPPNPPDPGKPGTDPNSAAWAAYYAHYYQQQAQPPPAAPPGGPPTTQTNGQGDQPNPAPAGQVDYTKAWEEYYKKMGQAVPAPAGAPPGGQPDYSAAWAEYYRQQAAYYAQTSPQGMPQHPPAPQCRFDPASIELAL from the exons ATGGCGGACTATTCCACGGTGCCCCCTCCTGCCGCAGGCGCGCCCGGGGGAGGCGGCGGTGGGGCCGGAGGAGTGAACGATGCCTTTAAAGACGCGCTGCAGAGGGCTAGGCAG ATTGCAGCGAAAATAGGAGGAGATGCTGGCACAGCAATGAACTCAAACGACTACGGTTATGGAGGACAGAAAAGACCTCTTGAGGATGGAG ATCAACCAGATGCTAAGAAAGTTGCTCCTCAGAATGACt CTTTTGGAAATCAgctaccaccaccaccaccaatgCATCAGCAACAAAG GTCTGTGATGACAGAGGAGTATAAAGTTCCGGATGGGATGGTTGGATTCA taATTGGCAGAGGTGGAGAGCAGATCTCCCGCATACAGCAAGAGTCTGGCTGTAAAATACAGATTGCACCTG ATAGTGGAGGCCTGCCCGAAAGGTCATGTATGTTAACTGGAACACCAGAGTCTGTTCA atcAGCAAAAAGATTACTTGATCAGATAGTTGAAAAGGGACGACCTGCACCTGGATTTCATCATAATGATGGACCCGGAAATGCAGTCCAAGAAATTATGATTCCAGCAAGTAAAGCGGGATTGGTTATTGGGAAAGGTGGAGAGACAATTAAACAATTGCAG GAGCGAGCAGGTGTCAAAATGGTCATGATTCAAGATGGTCCACAGAACACAGGTGCAGACAAGCCCCTTAGGATAACTGGAGACCCTTACAAAGTTCAA CAAGCCAAGGAAATGGTGCTGGAGTTAATTCGTGATCAAGGTGGCTTTAGAGAGGTGCGCAACGAATATGGGTCAAGAATAGGAGGAAATGAAGGGATAGAC gttCCAATACCACGATTTGCTGTAGGTATTGTAATTGGAAGAAATGGAGAGatgataaaaaaaatacagaatgatGCTGGTGTTAGGATCCAGTTTAAACCAG ATGATGGAACAACTCCAGATAGAATAGCCCAGATCACAGGGCCTCCTGACAGATGTCAGCATGCTGCAGAAATTATTACAGATCTCCTTCGCAGTGTTCAG GCTGGTAACCCTGGTGGGCCAGGACCTGGTGGTCGAGGAAGGGGTAGAGGCCAAGGCAACTGGAACATGGGGCCTCCTGGTGGATTACAGGAGTTCAATTTTATTGTCCCTACTGGCAAAACTGGACTAATCATTGGCAAAG GTGGTGAAACTATTAAAAGTATAAGCCAGCAGTCTGGTGCTAGAATAGAACTTCAGAGAAATCCTCCACCTAATGCGGATCCAAACATGAAGATGTTCACTATCCGTGGAACACCCCAGCAAATAGATTATGCGCGACAACTTATAGAAGAAAAGATTGGA GGTCCAGTGAATCCATTGGGTCCGCCTGTCCCCCATGGACCCCATGGTGTTGTTCCTGGCCCACATGGACCTCCTGGACCACCAGGTCCTGGTGCTCCCATGGGACCATACAATCCAGCTCCTTATAATCCGGGGCCTCCCGGCCCTGCACCTCA TGGTCCTCCAGCTCCATATGCTCCACAAGGATGGGGAAATGCTTATCCACACTGGCAGCCGCCAAACCCACCAGATCCAG GTAAGCCAGGAACAGATCCCAATTCAGCAGCGTGGGCAGCTTATTATGCTCACTATTATCAGCAGCAAGCACAgccaccacctgcagcccctcctggtgGACCACCTACAACCCAAACTAACGGACAAG GAGATCAGCCAAATCCAGCACCAGCAGGGCAGGTTGACTATACCAAGGCCTGGGAGGAGTACTACAAAAAAATGG GTCaagctgttcctgcccctgccgGGGCTCCTCCGGGCGGTCAGCCAGATTACAGTGCAGCATGGGCTGAGTACTACAGGCAGCAGGCAGCATATTACGCCCAGACAAGTCCACAGGGAATGCCACAACATCCTCCAGCACCACAG TGCAGGTTTGATCCAGCCAGTATAGAACTAGCTCTATAG